A part of Cannabis sativa cultivar Pink pepper isolate KNU-18-1 chromosome 6, ASM2916894v1, whole genome shotgun sequence genomic DNA contains:
- the LOC115725673 gene encoding uncharacterized protein LOC115725673 encodes MEKLVLKLRNLDAYPKVNEDFYNRTFSGGIITIVSSLVMLILFFSEFSLFLHTVKETKLVVDTSRGETLRINFDVTFPVIACSLLSLDALDISGEQHLDIRHNIVKKRIDAHGNLIEARQEGIGAPKIEKPLQRHGGRLEHNETYCGSCFGAEASDDECCNSCEEVREAYRKKGWAMTNTDLIDQCKREGFIQKIKDEDGEGCNIEGSLEVNKVAGNFHFSPGKSFHQANMFLQDLLALQTDTYNISHKINKLAFGDYFPGAVNPLDGVKWTQETPSGSYQYFIKVVPTKYTNIRGHDVQSNQFSVTEHFKNTEAGHFRSLPGVFFYYDFSPIKVNFKEERVPFLHFITHICAIIGGIFTIAGIIDSFVYHGQKAMRKKMEIGKFG; translated from the exons ATGGAGAAATTAGTGCTTAAGCTCCGGAATTTGGATGCTTACCCTAAAGTTAATGAGGATTTCTACAATCGTACATTCTCCGGTGGCATAATCACTATCGTCTCCTCCCTCGTTATGCTCATCCTCTTTTTCTCCGAATTTT CATTGTTCCTTCACACTGTCAAAGAGACAAAGCTGGTTGTTGATACTTCAAGAGGCGAAACCCTACGGATCAAT TTTGATGTTACTTTTCCAGTCATCGCATGTTCATTACTCAGTCTCGATGCACTTGATATCAGCGGAGAGCAACATCTTGATATA AGGCATAATATAGTCAAGAAAAGAATTGATGCTCATGGTAATCTAATTGAAGCAAGACAGGAGGGAATTGGTGCACCAAAG ATTGAGAAACCCTTACAGAGGCATGGTGGCAGGCTTGAGCATAATGAAACATATTGTGGTTCATGCTTTGGGGCAGAAGCG TCTGATGATGAGTGCTGTAACTCATGTGAAGAAGTTCGTGAAGCATACAGGAAAAAGGGCTGGGCAATGACGAATACGGATTTGATAGACCAG TGCAAACGTGAAGGTTTCATCCAAAAGATAAAAGATGAAGATGGTGAAGGATGTAATATTGAAGGGTCTCTTGAAGTTAACAAAGTGGCTGGAAATTTCCATTTTTCCCCTGGAAAAAGCTTTCATCAGGCAAATATGTTTCTGCAGGATTTGCTAGCTCTCCAAACAGATACATACAAT ATAAGTCACAAGATAAACAAATTAGCTTTTGGTGACTATTTTCCTGGCGCGGTAAATCCACTGGATGG GGTTAAATGGACTCAGGAAACACCAAGCGGTTCGTACCAGTATTTCATCAAG GTGGTACCTACAAAGTACACCAATATTAGAGGCCATGATGTCCAATCAAATCAG TTCTCTGTGACAGAGCATTTCAAAAATACAGAAGCTGGACACTTCCGATCGCTTCCAGGAGTGTTCTTCTATTATGATTTTTCTCCAATTAAG GTAAACTTCAAAGAGGAACGTGttccatttttacacttcattACCCACATTTGTGCCATAATTGGag GTATCTTCACTATTGCTGGAATAATAGATTCCTTTGTATATCATGGTCAAAAAGCAATGAGGAAGAAGATGGAAATTGGGAAATTTGGCTGA
- the LOC115695398 gene encoding uncharacterized protein LOC115695398 → MWLKEEEAAVIIRDNWSAIPSSDINQFQLNLASCTDALQQWHTHKFGTMRRDISKMQKSVAALNDAAVRTLAGVNRLQQLEAILDELLAKEEEYWHQRSRVDWLQCGDQNTKFFHAHASSRKAKNSIKSLKNHLGMTVSNKDELTDVICSYYSSLFATEGIH, encoded by the coding sequence ATGTGGCTTAAGGAAGAGGAAGCTGCTGTCATTATCCGTGATAATTGGTCAGCTATTCCTTCAAGTgatattaatcaatttcaacTCAACCTTGCCTCCTGCACTGATGCACTTCAGCAATGGCACACTCACAAATTTGGCACGATGAGGAGAGACATTTCAAAGATGCAGAAATCAGTGGCAGCATTAAATGATGCTGCTGTCCGCACACTTGCTGGTGTGAATCGACTACAACAATTAGAGGCTATCCTTGATGAACTTTTAGCAAAGGAGGAAGAATATTGGCATCAAAGATCACGGGTGGACTGGCTGCAATGTGGGGATCAgaatactaaattttttcaTGCCCATGCCTCTTCAAGGAAGGCTAAGAACTCCATCAAATCGTTAAAAAATCATCTTGGTATGACTGTTAGCAATAAGGATGAATTAACAGATGTGATTTGCTCCTATTATTCAAGTTTATTTGCTACAGAGGGAATTCATTGA